A portion of the Candidatus Bathyarchaeia archaeon genome contains these proteins:
- a CDS encoding DNA-directed DNA polymerase I — MIEKTLEDFLDQEDVVGRKTAETPRSRLEACASSTRAYLLSATYDGKKGLALLKFYEPYAKKISHWYDNTGHKPYCLCNLSPEALMEIPAIKTHEGLDHIERTTKIDPFTGEEVQVTKIVAKDPLSIGGKPSGSIRDIIPSERPQDSDLRVWEANIKYYESYLYDTQLEIGMPYRLEGSNLVAEAELSHQLLQQIDATFRGEPTEFMNYVKNWIRLLECPVPDLRFVALDIEVESPALNRIPDPREALYPVICASAVDSDGNRRVLLLERLGVEEGTELLPERAQVLRFDEERKLIVELCQILREYPIVVTFNGDDFDLRYIWHRAQRLGVPDSEVPIELGKETALLTYGVHIDLYKFFYNRSIQVYAFDQKYRETTLHDIAFALLGVGKIKLERNISALTNRELMAYCLRDSELTYGLASLDGNLTLKLALALARISKMPLEDVTRQGVSNWIRSMMYAEHRQRGFLIPTSEEILARKGVMTTEAVIKGKKYRGAIVIEPKPGVNFNVYVLDFSSLYPSIIKRWNLSYETILCPHEDCKSNLIPGTPHWVCTKRQGLTSLLIGSLRDVRVKWYKTKAKDKTLKQEVRAWYSIVQRTLKVLLNASYGVFGAEHFALYCPPVAEATSAIGRYAITSTIAKAQELGIEVIYGDTDSVFLKNPSPDQIRQLVNWSKESLGMELDVEKVYRYSAFSTRKKNYIGVYPDGSVDIKGLIGKKRNTPEFLKSAFAQMIRILSEVRSEEEFKTAKERIKGIVKECYIKLKSKGYGLDELAFTVVLGKNLEEYEKTTPQHIKAMRFLSGEDREKVGAGSVIRYVKVRKDPSVKPVHLASLDEVDTEKYVEHIQATFEQVLDALGIDFNEIIGISRLERWV, encoded by the coding sequence ATGATCGAGAAAACTCTAGAAGACTTCCTAGATCAAGAAGATGTGGTGGGAAGGAAAACTGCTGAGACGCCTAGGTCGAGGCTGGAGGCATGTGCTAGCTCAACTAGAGCGTATCTGCTCTCCGCAACTTACGATGGCAAGAAGGGCCTAGCCCTACTGAAATTCTATGAGCCATATGCCAAGAAGATATCTCACTGGTATGACAACACTGGACACAAGCCTTACTGTCTGTGCAACCTCTCACCCGAGGCTCTAATGGAAATTCCAGCAATCAAGACACATGAGGGATTAGACCACATAGAACGAACCACGAAAATAGACCCATTCACGGGAGAAGAGGTTCAGGTAACCAAGATAGTGGCCAAGGATCCTCTCTCGATCGGGGGGAAGCCCTCAGGCTCGATAAGGGACATTATCCCCAGCGAACGCCCTCAAGACTCTGACCTCCGCGTATGGGAGGCTAACATAAAATATTATGAGAGCTACCTATACGACACGCAGCTCGAGATTGGGATGCCATACCGTTTAGAGGGAAGCAACCTCGTTGCGGAGGCAGAACTTTCACATCAACTCCTTCAGCAGATCGATGCCACCTTTAGAGGAGAACCTACGGAGTTTATGAATTATGTGAAAAATTGGATCAGGCTCCTCGAGTGCCCGGTTCCAGATCTGAGATTTGTAGCACTGGACATAGAAGTTGAATCACCAGCCCTAAACCGGATCCCAGATCCCAGGGAAGCTCTCTATCCTGTAATCTGCGCCTCAGCTGTTGACTCCGACGGGAATAGGCGTGTTCTACTGCTTGAGAGACTTGGGGTGGAGGAGGGAACTGAGCTCCTTCCAGAGAGGGCGCAAGTATTACGTTTTGATGAAGAGAGGAAGCTCATAGTGGAGCTTTGTCAGATTCTCCGAGAATACCCTATCGTGGTCACATTCAACGGCGATGATTTTGACCTACGGTATATCTGGCATCGAGCCCAGCGTTTAGGGGTGCCAGATAGTGAAGTTCCAATAGAACTGGGTAAGGAGACTGCCCTCCTCACATACGGAGTCCACATCGACCTCTACAAGTTCTTCTACAACCGGTCGATCCAAGTCTACGCTTTTGACCAAAAGTACCGGGAGACTACTCTTCACGATATAGCCTTCGCCCTTCTCGGCGTTGGCAAGATAAAGTTGGAGCGGAATATTTCAGCCCTCACTAATAGGGAGCTGATGGCATATTGCCTCAGGGATTCTGAGTTGACCTACGGATTAGCGTCTCTCGACGGCAATCTAACCCTTAAACTGGCTCTCGCCTTGGCGAGGATATCGAAGATGCCTCTAGAGGATGTAACACGGCAAGGGGTCTCGAACTGGATTAGGAGCATGATGTATGCTGAGCATAGACAGCGGGGCTTCCTCATCCCAACCTCAGAAGAGATACTGGCTAGAAAAGGTGTCATGACGACGGAGGCTGTGATCAAAGGTAAGAAGTACCGTGGCGCAATCGTCATAGAACCTAAGCCAGGAGTGAACTTCAATGTTTACGTACTAGACTTCAGCAGCCTATACCCAAGCATAATCAAAAGGTGGAATCTGTCATATGAAACGATACTGTGCCCCCATGAAGACTGTAAATCGAACCTTATCCCCGGAACCCCACACTGGGTCTGCACTAAACGCCAAGGACTGACAAGCCTACTAATAGGCTCGCTGAGGGATGTCCGCGTCAAATGGTATAAGACCAAGGCTAAAGATAAAACTCTCAAACAGGAGGTCAGAGCATGGTACTCGATAGTTCAGAGAACACTTAAAGTGTTATTGAACGCTTCATACGGTGTCTTCGGGGCTGAACATTTCGCACTATACTGCCCTCCAGTAGCGGAGGCTACCTCTGCAATCGGGCGATATGCCATAACCTCCACAATAGCCAAAGCTCAAGAGTTAGGTATAGAAGTAATCTATGGCGACACTGACTCGGTCTTCCTAAAGAATCCATCACCAGACCAGATCCGTCAGCTCGTTAATTGGTCTAAGGAGAGTCTCGGGATGGAGCTGGATGTGGAGAAGGTCTATCGCTACTCAGCGTTCTCCACGCGGAAGAAGAATTACATTGGCGTCTACCCTGACGGCAGTGTCGATATAAAGGGGCTGATTGGTAAGAAACGAAATACGCCCGAGTTCCTGAAGAGCGCCTTCGCTCAGATGATCCGTATCCTTAGCGAAGTCAGAAGTGAGGAGGAGTTTAAAACTGCAAAGGAACGGATCAAGGGCATAGTTAAGGAGTGTTACATAAAGCTGAAGAGTAAGGGTTACGGTCTCGACGAGCTGGCCTTCACCGTTGTCCTAGGTAAGAATCTGGAAGAGTATGAGAAGACCACCCCCCAGCACATAAAAGCTATGAGGTTCCTCTCGGGGGAGGATCGTGAGAAGGTTGGGGCTGGATCAGTAATACGTTACGTGAAGGTGAGAAAGGATCCAAGCGTGAAGCCAGTCCACCTCGCGTCACTGGACGAAGTTGACACTGAGAAGTATGTTGAGCACATTCAGGCTACCTTCGAGCAGGTTCTCGACGCTTTAGGCATAGACTTCAACGAGATCATCGGCATCTCAAGGCTGGAGCGGTGGGTGTAA
- the proS gene encoding proline--tRNA ligase, which translates to MDAGRERWKSNFSEWFHEILDGASIADYRYPIKGCGVWLPYGFKLREGILTILRRILNETGHEEVLFPLLITDKMLRTESEHIGSFESQTFWVTRAGDRKLDEEMALRPTSETAIAPMLKLWIRSHADLPKKFYQIVSVFRYETRATKPLMRVREVTTFKEAHTCHQSLEEAEEQVRIAVRLYSQFFDELGLPYIVSRRPEWDKFAGAIYSIAFDTILPDGRVLQIGTAHNLGQNFSKAFDVSFETEGGKREFVYQTSYGVSERVVAAVIAIHGDDRGLVLPPKIAPVQVVVIPIPKKGGGGGLVEKCKEVGEVLRRTGLRTEVDLREKLTPGAKYYEWERKGVPVRVEIGERELQESQLTVVRRDTLERMRVNEIDALASISHILSDVGRFLKDRAALWLRDHLSIAEDLEETKRLIEERGGIVELGWCGSTSCGLAVEEKVDAKVLGTALNKASGKRAWRCVVCGQVANSSLRVARTY; encoded by the coding sequence TTGGATGCTGGAAGAGAGAGGTGGAAAAGCAACTTCAGTGAGTGGTTCCATGAGATATTGGACGGAGCCTCAATAGCTGATTACAGGTACCCCATCAAAGGCTGCGGCGTCTGGCTCCCCTACGGATTTAAGCTTCGCGAAGGTATCCTCACCATCCTGAGGAGAATCCTAAATGAGACAGGACATGAAGAGGTGCTCTTCCCACTTCTTATTACCGATAAGATGTTGAGGACGGAGTCTGAACATATAGGAAGCTTCGAGAGCCAAACATTTTGGGTTACTCGCGCTGGAGATCGAAAGCTTGACGAAGAGATGGCGCTTCGCCCTACCAGCGAGACTGCAATAGCCCCTATGTTAAAGCTATGGATACGCTCTCATGCAGACCTGCCGAAGAAGTTCTACCAGATAGTCAGCGTCTTCAGGTATGAGACCAGGGCTACCAAACCATTGATGAGGGTGAGAGAGGTTACCACGTTCAAAGAGGCACACACATGCCACCAAAGCTTAGAGGAAGCAGAAGAGCAGGTGAGGATTGCTGTGAGACTTTACAGTCAATTCTTTGATGAACTGGGGCTGCCTTACATTGTTTCACGTAGGCCAGAGTGGGACAAATTCGCAGGGGCCATCTACTCTATCGCCTTTGACACAATATTGCCGGACGGGAGAGTTCTCCAAATTGGGACGGCTCATAACTTGGGACAGAACTTCTCGAAAGCCTTCGACGTATCCTTCGAGACGGAGGGAGGTAAACGAGAATTTGTCTACCAGACAAGTTACGGTGTCTCCGAGCGAGTGGTCGCGGCTGTTATAGCGATTCACGGCGACGACCGTGGCCTAGTTCTACCTCCCAAGATCGCCCCAGTTCAAGTCGTCGTGATACCGATCCCAAAGAAGGGGGGAGGCGGCGGCTTAGTGGAGAAGTGTAAAGAAGTTGGGGAGGTACTCAGGAGGACTGGACTGAGGACTGAGGTTGATCTCAGGGAAAAGTTAACCCCTGGCGCAAAATATTACGAGTGGGAGAGGAAAGGTGTCCCTGTGAGAGTTGAGATAGGGGAAAGAGAGCTCCAAGAGTCCCAGTTAACTGTTGTCAGAAGGGACACTTTGGAGAGGATGAGGGTTAATGAAATAGACGCCTTGGCTTCAATCAGTCATATTCTCTCAGACGTAGGGAGATTTCTGAAGGATAGAGCTGCACTCTGGCTGAGAGACCACCTCTCAATCGCCGAAGACTTGGAAGAGACTAAGAGGCTGATTGAGGAGAGAGGCGGAATTGTCGAGTTAGGCTGGTGTGGCAGCACAAGTTGTGGCTTGGCGGTTGAGGAGAAGGTGGACGCGAAGGTTTTGGGTACTGCCCTCAACAAAGCCTCTGGAAAGCGAGCATGGCGGTGTGTTGTGTGCGGCCAGGTTGCTAACAGTTCGCTGAGGGTAGCTCGAACGTATTAG
- a CDS encoding SIMPL domain-containing protein (The SIMPL domain is named for its presence in mouse protein SIMPL (signalling molecule that associates with mouse pelle-like kinase). Bacterial member BP26, from Brucella, was shown to assemble into a channel-like structure, while YggE from E. coli has been associated with resistance to oxidative stress.): protein MNEESTLRNFGLAMSVIAVVLLAVNLVIVVPLYTATQNADEALAAKIFGGDTSAATLSRTLGEEEEDRTLTVTGTGVAKASPDRVIVVLGVTTRSDTAADAQKLNSEKMSNIIEALKSVGVEEDQMETTDVGLSPVWQYPEYGIPIIAGYESHNNLKLTLERLDMAGTVIDAAVSAGANSVSYVSFTLSEEATERLQLEALALAVREAKSRADVVAEGAGITLSGPVSITIGEGYIPYPSPIYKLEAGMTSTPVLPPSELSVTATVTMVYEIA, encoded by the coding sequence TTGAATGAAGAGAGCACTTTGAGAAATTTTGGTTTAGCCATGTCTGTAATCGCCGTGGTTCTGTTGGCTGTAAACTTGGTTATAGTCGTGCCATTATACACGGCAACGCAAAATGCTGATGAAGCCTTGGCCGCTAAAATTTTTGGAGGCGACACAAGCGCGGCAACACTCTCGAGGACCTTAGGGGAGGAAGAAGAAGACAGAACACTAACTGTTACTGGTACAGGTGTGGCTAAAGCCAGCCCAGACAGAGTAATCGTAGTCTTGGGTGTGACAACTAGGAGTGACACTGCCGCCGACGCTCAAAAGCTCAACAGCGAGAAGATGAGCAACATCATCGAGGCTTTGAAGAGTGTTGGAGTGGAGGAGGACCAGATGGAGACAACCGACGTAGGGTTGAGCCCTGTATGGCAGTACCCTGAGTATGGAATTCCAATAATCGCCGGCTACGAGAGCCACAACAACTTAAAGTTAACCCTTGAAAGGCTTGATATGGCTGGTACGGTCATCGACGCAGCCGTCTCAGCTGGAGCCAACAGTGTCTCATATGTGAGCTTCACACTCTCAGAAGAAGCCACCGAAAGACTACAACTTGAAGCCCTAGCCCTAGCGGTCAGAGAAGCCAAGAGCAGAGCTGACGTGGTGGCTGAGGGGGCGGGAATAACGCTCTCAGGCCCTGTCTCAATAACCATAGGCGAAGGTTACATTCCATATCCATCACCGATCTACAAACTTGAAGCTGGTATGACCAGCACACCGGTGCTTCCTCCAAGCGAACTCAGCGTGACCGCGACCGTCACCATGGTCTACGAGATCGCTTAA
- a CDS encoding threonine--tRNA ligase — protein MKILLIHADHFEYEVKSKALKEPEEVTAERRKGSTEEALVVFCAVEKTDGDDPIQVAKDAANSVDEVARSVKVSNVVVYPYAHLSTELGSPEVAMPLLKQLAEELERRGYSVTRAPFGWYKSFTISCKGHPLSELSRTIAPMKRESVASTPAPSATIYKVLTQRMELYDPAEYPFKAGEEAFRSLVEKEALKREMVGGREPRYIRYCKKFGLEWEPYSDLGHMRYGPEATLILDLISEYSLGLVNSLGVPVFQVRGTNLFNLAVPAVKEHADLFGDRLYQLKVEDRSFVLRYAACHQQFAMVKDWIISYRDLPFAAYEVADSYRLEQEGELLLCFRVRKLHMPDLHIFCRDLEEAHNYALIVHKKIYEEIRKLGRDYVSVYNTTETYFQQHRDLFQQLLEVEAKPVLLNFVPERYYWVINIEYNIIDELGRPREIGTFQIDVGNSKRFGITYTDENGATRYPIIIHTALIGTLERYLFAIFDCIAQKEKDGKPTMLPVWLSPTQVRVIPVSRDYLNLAEETLKRLEVERVRADIDDTSETLSKKIRKAETNWVPYTVVLGEKEAASGILDVRVRETGERRQMTLEEVVAEVRRTTSGYPWKPIAVPSHLSRRPIYQSGN, from the coding sequence ATGAAGATTCTATTAATCCACGCAGACCACTTCGAGTATGAGGTTAAGAGTAAGGCGTTAAAAGAGCCCGAAGAAGTCACCGCAGAGAGACGGAAGGGATCTACCGAAGAGGCACTAGTAGTCTTCTGCGCCGTTGAAAAGACCGATGGGGATGACCCCATACAAGTAGCAAAGGATGCCGCCAACTCCGTTGATGAGGTTGCACGCTCAGTGAAGGTTTCCAATGTTGTGGTATACCCTTACGCTCATCTATCTACTGAGTTAGGGTCGCCGGAGGTTGCCATGCCACTCTTAAAGCAACTTGCAGAAGAGTTGGAGAGGAGAGGTTACAGTGTTACCCGTGCACCCTTCGGCTGGTATAAGAGTTTCACGATAAGCTGTAAGGGCCATCCCCTCTCCGAACTCTCAAGGACTATTGCTCCGATGAAGAGGGAGAGTGTAGCTTCTACGCCGGCCCCCTCAGCCACGATTTATAAGGTGCTCACACAGCGTATGGAGCTGTATGACCCTGCGGAGTATCCTTTCAAGGCTGGAGAGGAGGCTTTCAGATCCCTCGTCGAGAAGGAAGCTTTGAAGAGAGAGATGGTGGGTGGTAGGGAGCCGAGATATATTAGGTATTGCAAGAAGTTCGGTTTAGAGTGGGAGCCATACTCGGACTTAGGGCACATGCGGTATGGCCCCGAGGCCACTCTCATCCTCGATTTAATAAGCGAATACTCCCTTGGGTTAGTGAACTCTTTGGGCGTACCGGTATTCCAAGTTAGGGGAACTAACCTCTTTAACTTGGCAGTTCCAGCTGTCAAGGAGCATGCCGACCTCTTCGGTGATCGCCTATACCAGTTGAAGGTTGAAGACAGAAGCTTCGTCCTACGTTACGCAGCTTGCCATCAACAGTTCGCCATGGTAAAGGACTGGATAATCAGTTACCGCGACCTACCTTTCGCAGCCTATGAAGTGGCTGACAGCTATAGGCTCGAACAGGAGGGAGAACTCCTCCTCTGTTTCAGAGTTAGGAAACTTCACATGCCCGACCTACACATCTTTTGCCGTGACTTAGAAGAGGCCCACAATTATGCGTTAATTGTTCATAAGAAGATATACGAAGAGATTAGGAAGCTTGGGCGGGATTATGTCTCAGTTTATAATACGACTGAGACCTACTTCCAGCAACACCGCGACTTGTTCCAGCAGCTCCTCGAGGTTGAGGCAAAACCTGTACTACTAAACTTCGTCCCTGAACGTTACTACTGGGTGATAAACATAGAATATAACATCATCGACGAACTAGGCCGTCCACGCGAGATTGGCACCTTCCAAATCGACGTTGGAAACTCGAAGCGATTCGGGATAACCTATACCGATGAGAATGGAGCCACACGGTACCCAATAATCATCCATACAGCGCTAATCGGAACTTTGGAGCGCTACCTTTTCGCCATCTTTGACTGCATTGCTCAGAAAGAGAAAGACGGCAAGCCGACGATGCTGCCAGTCTGGCTTTCACCAACCCAAGTTAGAGTCATACCGGTTTCAAGAGATTACCTCAACCTCGCTGAGGAGACCCTTAAGAGGCTGGAGGTTGAGAGAGTAAGAGCGGACATCGACGACACCAGCGAAACTCTCTCCAAAAAGATAAGGAAAGCCGAGACAAATTGGGTGCCATACACAGTAGTCTTAGGCGAGAAGGAGGCAGCCTCAGGCATCTTGGATGTGAGGGTAAGGGAAACGGGAGAGCGGAGACAGATGACGCTGGAAGAGGTAGTTGCAGAAGTGAGACGAACGACCTCAGGTTATCCTTGGAAGCCCATAGCCGTGCCTTCTCACCTGAGTAGACGACCCATATACCAGAGCGGCAACTGA
- the purM gene encoding phosphoribosylformylglycinamidine cyclo-ligase, which translates to MKKWTYAKAGVNIAQVRKTQAEIGRLVEETFRLRAGRFGEVITGFGHYASLIDIGGGQALALHVDGCGTKVLIAQLLGRYDTIGIDCVAMCVNDLICVGAEPLALVDYLAVERLDGEVVRSIIGSLTVGAEEAGVAVVGGETAVMPDVIHGVGDGRGFDLAALGVGVVDKRKIITGEAIKPGDIIVGLESSGVHSNGLTLARRVLLDEASLKLEEKPRGLGGKTLGEELLTPTKIYVKPILEITQAAIVHGLAHITGGGFTKLERFWDYTKSGFHFYNMPKPHPIFSLIQRLGRIPLKEMYRTFNMGVGFVVIAPRRELTKIYSVCRRHRVKARLIGRVIEEKKILISTRDGEISFQ; encoded by the coding sequence ATGAAAAAGTGGACCTATGCCAAGGCAGGCGTTAATATCGCTCAAGTCAGAAAGACTCAAGCTGAGATTGGTAGGCTAGTTGAGGAGACGTTCCGGCTGCGGGCTGGCAGGTTCGGCGAGGTCATTACAGGATTCGGCCATTATGCCTCCCTCATCGATATAGGAGGTGGGCAGGCTCTCGCGCTCCATGTTGATGGCTGCGGAACTAAGGTGCTTATCGCTCAACTCCTAGGTCGGTACGATACCATCGGCATCGATTGTGTTGCGATGTGTGTAAACGATCTGATATGTGTGGGGGCTGAGCCTTTGGCACTTGTAGATTATCTTGCCGTAGAGAGGCTAGACGGCGAAGTTGTGAGATCCATAATTGGGAGCTTAACGGTGGGGGCGGAAGAGGCTGGTGTCGCGGTTGTGGGTGGGGAAACCGCCGTGATGCCCGACGTGATACACGGTGTGGGGGATGGACGTGGCTTCGATCTGGCGGCGTTAGGTGTAGGGGTGGTCGATAAGAGGAAGATCATCACGGGTGAGGCAATAAAGCCGGGGGACATAATAGTTGGTTTGGAGAGTAGCGGGGTTCACAGCAATGGGCTCACACTAGCTAGGCGCGTGCTGCTCGATGAGGCTAGTTTGAAGCTGGAAGAGAAACCCCGGGGGCTAGGAGGGAAAACCTTGGGGGAGGAGTTGTTGACGCCTACAAAGATATATGTGAAGCCTATACTTGAGATTACCCAAGCTGCAATAGTTCACGGCTTAGCTCATATAACCGGAGGAGGCTTCACGAAGTTGGAGAGGTTTTGGGATTATACCAAGTCAGGGTTCCACTTCTATAATATGCCGAAACCTCACCCTATATTTAGCCTCATCCAGCGACTTGGGAGGATCCCTTTGAAGGAGATGTATAGAACCTTTAATATGGGTGTGGGCTTCGTTGTTATTGCCCCAAGAAGAGAGCTTACGAAGATATATTCTGTGTGTCGTAGGCACAGAGTCAAGGCTCGCTTAATTGGTCGAGTAATTGAGGAGAAGAAGATCCTGATCTCCACACGAGACGGGGAGATCTCGTTTCAGTGA
- the purE gene encoding 5-(carboxyamino)imidazole ribonucleotide mutase, protein MRVAIIIGSERDMLVAKRCTEVLDKLSIPYEVKVLSAHRTPELLDRYLKETDADVFIGMAGLAAHLPGYIASRTTKPVIGVPLNVKLEGIDAFLSMVQMPRGVPVGTVGVDNGENAAWLAARILALKDPELQKRLAESR, encoded by the coding sequence ATGCGTGTCGCCATAATAATTGGAAGCGAGAGAGATATGCTGGTGGCAAAGAGGTGTACCGAGGTCTTGGATAAGCTCAGTATACCGTATGAGGTCAAGGTGTTATCAGCCCACCGGACGCCTGAGTTACTTGACAGATATCTTAAGGAGACGGACGCCGATGTCTTCATAGGGATGGCTGGATTAGCTGCCCATCTCCCCGGCTATATAGCTTCGCGGACCACCAAACCGGTAATCGGGGTCCCCCTAAACGTCAAACTAGAGGGGATCGATGCGTTCCTCTCAATGGTTCAGATGCCCCGCGGTGTACCCGTCGGTACGGTTGGGGTTGATAATGGAGAGAATGCTGCATGGCTCGCAGCTAGGATTCTAGCACTAAAAGACCCTGAACTCCAGAAAAGACTGGCGGAGTCTAGATGA
- a CDS encoding 30S ribosomal protein S26e: MGKKRKSRGRAKGGKGRSEPVQCSSCGSLVPRDKAKKVTKWVTFVDQALAKELRSQGAFIPRESVTKYYCVSCAVHRGVVKVRARDLRRTTRTI; the protein is encoded by the coding sequence TTGGGTAAGAAGAGGAAGAGCAGGGGTAGAGCCAAAGGCGGGAAAGGTAGGAGTGAGCCGGTCCAATGCTCCAGTTGCGGCTCTCTAGTTCCTAGGGATAAAGCCAAGAAAGTGACCAAATGGGTCACCTTTGTGGATCAAGCTCTAGCTAAGGAACTCAGATCTCAAGGAGCCTTCATCCCCAGAGAGAGTGTAACGAAATATTACTGCGTGTCCTGTGCTGTTCACCGCGGTGTAGTCAAAGTTAGGGCGAGAGACTTGAGAAGAACTACCCGAACTATCTAG
- a CDS encoding 2,3-bisphosphoglycerate-independent phosphoglycerate mutase produces the protein MKAILIICDGMADRPLKELRWRTPLEATKKPAMNRLARLGVSGIMDTISPGVPPGSDTAHLALLGYDPYKTYRGRGAFEAVGAGLDVKPGDVAFRFNFASMNEDMVVIDRRAGRIGGDEAARLAKSLETVCSNYSGVQVICKHTVEHRGALLLRGEGLSPEVSDSDPEEEGGKLRRVEPLRDTPEARRTAEILNDLSLSIYKALKNHPVNEERAQRGLHPANVILLRGAGTLPQITPISQLYGIKAACIVPSALVRGVAISAGMKALPLPPCADGTTGTDAKAKAKVAVENLRDYDFILIHVKGADNASHDGNLRQKQVMIRKIEGMVGFLLREVNLRDTYIALTADHATPITVRGHAGDPVPVTIAGPEVVKDGLTGYSERHCAKGGLGRIRGLDLMPILMNLLGMTRKFGA, from the coding sequence GTGAAGGCGATATTAATTATCTGCGATGGCATGGCTGATAGACCATTAAAAGAGCTGCGGTGGAGAACCCCATTGGAGGCAACAAAAAAACCGGCAATGAACCGGTTGGCCCGGCTGGGCGTAAGTGGAATAATGGACACAATCTCTCCTGGCGTTCCGCCAGGGAGCGATACGGCACATCTTGCATTGTTAGGGTATGACCCGTACAAGACTTACAGGGGGCGGGGGGCTTTCGAGGCAGTGGGAGCTGGGCTCGATGTGAAGCCTGGAGACGTTGCCTTTAGGTTCAACTTCGCCTCCATGAATGAGGATATGGTGGTGATTGATCGGAGAGCTGGGAGGATTGGTGGCGATGAGGCGGCGAGGCTCGCTAAATCTCTGGAGACTGTCTGCTCAAACTATTCAGGCGTCCAGGTAATCTGTAAGCATACAGTTGAGCATAGGGGCGCCTTGTTGTTGAGGGGCGAAGGTCTCTCGCCTGAAGTGAGTGACTCTGACCCAGAGGAGGAGGGTGGCAAACTTAGGAGAGTTGAACCCTTAAGGGATACTCCAGAAGCGCGTAGAACTGCTGAAATCCTCAACGACCTCTCCCTGAGCATCTATAAAGCTTTGAAGAACCACCCAGTTAACGAGGAGAGAGCTCAGAGGGGTCTTCACCCAGCTAACGTCATTCTCCTCCGGGGGGCTGGGACTCTTCCCCAGATAACCCCTATCTCACAGCTATATGGCATCAAGGCTGCCTGCATAGTTCCAAGCGCCCTCGTCAGAGGGGTCGCCATATCAGCGGGCATGAAAGCTCTTCCGCTGCCGCCATGCGCGGATGGAACGACCGGCACAGATGCAAAGGCAAAAGCCAAAGTAGCTGTGGAGAATCTCCGAGACTACGATTTTATCTTAATTCACGTTAAGGGTGCCGATAACGCTAGCCATGATGGCAACCTACGGCAGAAGCAGGTGATGATCAGGAAGATTGAAGGGATGGTTGGGTTCTTACTGAGAGAGGTCAACCTTAGGGACACCTATATCGCCTTGACTGCCGACCACGCCACACCCATCACGGTGAGAGGCCACGCGGGAGACCCGGTACCTGTAACCATCGCGGGGCCGGAGGTCGTAAAGGATGGTCTCACCGGATATTCTGAGAGGCACTGCGCAAAGGGAGGGTTAGGACGTATCCGCGGTTTAGACTTGATGCCCATACTTATGAACCTCTTGGGTATGACCCGCAAATTTGGCGCCTAA
- a CDS encoding CDP-alcohol phosphatidyltransferase family protein, translating to MSSKLKVQAKLKSKVDWLAVGLLRLGVSPNIVTAVGLILSFAAAYLYYIATSTTIWAYYSGATLLSLSGLCDAVDGTMARLSNRVTSFGSYLDSVLDRYSDSVVIMGITLGAAHVVILGVDVLVWGFLALVGSLLVSYSRAKAESLGTKLEGVGIAERAERVAIIIVTSVILRPELGLFLIAIVANLTVIQRGIHTYRKLKAGVSKAER from the coding sequence TTGTCCTCTAAGCTTAAGGTTCAAGCAAAGCTCAAAAGTAAGGTAGACTGGCTTGCAGTCGGCTTGCTAAGGTTGGGGGTCTCTCCAAACATCGTAACTGCTGTAGGTCTTATCTTATCCTTCGCAGCTGCATACCTATACTACATCGCAACCTCTACGACGATCTGGGCTTACTACTCTGGAGCTACTTTACTCTCATTATCTGGTCTCTGCGATGCGGTGGACGGGACTATGGCTAGGCTGAGCAATAGAGTTACCTCATTTGGGAGCTACTTAGATTCAGTTTTGGACAGATATTCAGATTCTGTGGTGATAATGGGGATAACCCTCGGAGCTGCGCACGTTGTAATCCTCGGCGTCGATGTTCTCGTCTGGGGGTTTCTCGCTCTAGTGGGCTCGCTGCTTGTAAGCTACTCTAGGGCGAAGGCTGAGAGTCTAGGAACTAAGCTGGAGGGGGTGGGAATCGCGGAAAGGGCTGAGCGGGTTGCTATAATAATAGTCACCAGTGTCATACTTCGGCCTGAACTCGGTTTGTTCCTCATCGCTATAGTAGCTAACTTAACTGTCATACAGAGAGGAATCCATACTTATAGAAAACTGAAGGCAGGGGTGTCCAAGGCGGAGAGGTAG